The stretch of DNA TGCGTTTCCCAACGTTTCAGGCGGGTCTCCTTTTCTCGTGGATTGGCATTGATCCTGCCGATGTTTGTGGCCGAAATCATTGCAACTCCCCGGATCGCGGGATCGTGGCTGGCCTCATATCCAGCAAGAAAACCGCCGAAGCTATGTCCTACGACCACCAACCGGCCGGCATCGATGCGATACTTCGCGATATTTGCAGGATTACGCAGGAAACGGACCACTTCCGCCGTGTCCCCGATCGCGCAAGCCTGGGTGAAGCTCCCCTCCGCTCCCCACGTCCCGCGATAGTGGAAAAGCAGAACGTTCCAACCCGCACGCCGGATTGACTGAGCCAGGTCACCGTTGATTTCGTATCCTGGCAGCCCGTGCAGCAATACCACGGTTCCGTGCGGGGTCGCACCTGCCGCCGTATAGAAGAATGCATCCAGTTCGACCCCGTGACTCGGAATGGTGAGTATCGCGAGCCCGGGCGGGAATTGTTTGTCAGTTGCAGGATCCGCAACCACAGCCGCTGGGATCTGCTGTGCCCCTAGCGGCGGACCAGTAATCCATGCTGCTCCGAGCAGAGCCAGGACAATCGCTCGGTTGCGCATACCTCAACCTCTCAGTTCAACGCAGACTTCATTACCAACTTATGCTTTGACGTCACTGGCAGGAATTTTCGGGGTCGCAGCCAGCAGTGACTTGGTATAAGAATTTTGCGGCTCGTGCATGATGCGCCCGGTCTCGCCAACTTCCACAATCTTTCCGCGATACATAACCGCTACGCGCGTGGCCAGATAGCGCACGATCGGCATGGAATGCGAGATGAACAGATAAGTCAGGCCATATTCGCGCTGCAACCGCGCCAGGAGG from Terriglobales bacterium encodes:
- a CDS encoding alpha/beta fold hydrolase; this translates as MRNRAIVLALLGAAWITGPPLGAQQIPAAVVADPATDKQFPPGLAILTIPSHGVELDAFFYTAAGATPHGTVVLLHGLPGYEINGDLAQSIRRAGWNVLLFHYRGTWGAEGSFTQACAIGDTAEVVRFLRNPANIAKYRIDAGRLVVVGHSFGGFLAGYEASHDPAIRGVAMISATNIGRINANPREKETRLKRWETQLHPVRGATASALFDEAERHANDWDYVQWAESLRNRSVLLVEADDQNRADMEALATALRQKGSDTVEQRALATDHSFSDHRIALQAIVIEWLAKLQK